AACGCGTAAAGATTTTTGAGTGCCGGAGGTACCTTTTGAGGTGCGACTGGTGGAAACAGCCGCTTGACGGCGGCGAGCGGACGAGGAGGAGGACGGGAGCAATTGATCACGAGCGTCAATCATGGTTTATTTGCCTTTCGAGTGTATATGTCTGAGACCAAGAACAGCGAATCATTGTATCCGGACAATGACCCGAGAAACTTGCATATTCCGGCCTAAAAATCGAGGTTTTTAGCCGTTTTTGTATCGGCTTGAAACCCCTTTCCGTAGGGGAATACTTTAAAGTTACCACTACCTGTTGTAGGGACAAGAAATTTTTCCAAAAATGTTACGACAACGTTATTTATGGGCTTTTTTGAAAGTTTTTGACCCGGTTTCGGGTGGTTCGGCTCGATTGACGAAGCGGAAATTCCTACCTTCGGGAACGATCCCTTGCGTGGTGCCTTTTTTGTGGATTTTCCCTGAGTTTCTTGAAGCGCCGGACCGGTTCCACGGTTTTGGGGCGGGGTTTGGGGACGAGGATAATAGGGCAGCCTTCGTAGCCAAATGCCTTGCGAAGTTCCCCTGCCAAATATTTTCTATAAGGATCGGAAAACAATTCGTCGCGATTGACGAATAGCAGGAAGGTTGGGGGTGCTTGCCTGACCTGGGTGGCGTAGAAAAACTTGAGGCGATGGCCCGCCGCACTGATAGGCTGACGATTTTCCACGGCATCATTCAGGGCGCGATTTAAAATGGATGTGGGAACTTTCTGCTGAAGCTGGTCAGCGACGTAGCGAACGGCTTCGAGCAGTCGGTCGAGATGGAACCCGGATTTTGCAGAGGTAAAAATGACGGGAGCGTAATCCAGAAAGAAGAGATGTTCCTGCACCCATTGACCGAACTCTCCCAGCGTGGTGAGACGGCGGACTTTGCGTTCGTCACGATCACGGGTTTTCGCATCGCGGCGTTCGATCTCCTGTTCGCGGGACTCACGGACGGACTCCTCCACGAGGTCCCATTTATTAACCACCACGATGCAGGCCCTGCGTTCTTCCACGATTTTATCGGCCACTTTTTTGTCCTGCTCGGTAATCCCTGCTTCAGCGTCCAGAACGAGAACACAAATATCTGCGCGCGCGATGGAATCCTCGGTGCGCTTCACACTATAAAATTCAACGGAGTCATCAACGCGGCGGGATTTGCGAAGTCCGGCAGTATCAATAAGTAAATAGGACTGGCGGATGCCGTCGGCTTCAACTTCAAAAGGAACGTCCACAGCGTCGCGCGTTGTGCCGGGAATAGGGCTGACAATGACGCGTTCAGATTGGGTAAGAGCATTGATGATGGAAGATTTGCCCACATTGGGGCGGCCAACGATGGCGAGTTTGAGCGGACCTTTCAGCTCGCTCTTTGTCTTGCCCTCCACTTCAGGTGTTCCTTCGAAGACATCCTCATCGACTTCCGCTTTCTCCAGGATTTCCCTGGGTGGAAGCAGGGCAGTGGCGGCATTCATCAGATCTACAATGCCTTCACCATGGATGGCACTGACGGGAAAAACCTTATCAAAGCCGAGCTCTGTGAATTCGAGGGCGGCAGCTTCAACCTTTTGCGTGTCAACCTTATTGGCGGCGACTAGGACTGGTTTGCCGGAGCGGCGCAATTTATCAGCGACCTCCTGGTCTAGCGGGACGATGCCTTCCTGAACATTCGCGGCAAGGATGATGACGTGGGCAGCTTCAATGGCCAGATCAACTTGCTCCAAAGCCGCCTTGGTGATGACGTCAGCGGCTTTTTCGCGGCGGAGGAGCCCAATGCCGCCGGTATCGACAAGGGTAAAGGCGTGGCCACCCCATTCGACCTCGGCGCTTACGCGATCACGAGTAACACCGGGCATATCGTGCACAATGGCGATGCGTCGGCCCGCAATACGATTGAACAACGCCGACTTGCCGACATTTGGCCGGCCCACAATGGCTATCAAACCTGACATGAGATAAAGATGGATGAGTATGGGCCAAGGTCAAAGCCAAAACGGTGATGGAACATGCGATTCTCGTGTCTTTACGCTTGCTTCTTCATCGGTTTTTAGGAGAACTTCCTGTCGGATTAACCATTTCGGGAGAAACTCCTTTAAAAACTATGCAACAGGATCATGCGCAGGGACTGGCGGGACTGGGAATAGGC
The sequence above is a segment of the Pedosphaera parvula Ellin514 genome. Coding sequences within it:
- the der gene encoding ribosome biogenesis GTPase Der, with product MSGLIAIVGRPNVGKSALFNRIAGRRIAIVHDMPGVTRDRVSAEVEWGGHAFTLVDTGGIGLLRREKAADVITKAALEQVDLAIEAAHVIILAANVQEGIVPLDQEVADKLRRSGKPVLVAANKVDTQKVEAAALEFTELGFDKVFPVSAIHGEGIVDLMNAATALLPPREILEKAEVDEDVFEGTPEVEGKTKSELKGPLKLAIVGRPNVGKSSIINALTQSERVIVSPIPGTTRDAVDVPFEVEADGIRQSYLLIDTAGLRKSRRVDDSVEFYSVKRTEDSIARADICVLVLDAEAGITEQDKKVADKIVEERRACIVVVNKWDLVEESVRESREQEIERRDAKTRDRDERKVRRLTTLGEFGQWVQEHLFFLDYAPVIFTSAKSGFHLDRLLEAVRYVADQLQQKVPTSILNRALNDAVENRQPISAAGHRLKFFYATQVRQAPPTFLLFVNRDELFSDPYRKYLAGELRKAFGYEGCPIILVPKPRPKTVEPVRRFKKLRENPQKRHHARDRSRR